One Paenarthrobacter aurescens TC1 DNA window includes the following coding sequences:
- the pyrG gene encoding CTP synthase (identified by match to protein family HMM PF00117; match to protein family HMM PF06418; match to protein family HMM TIGR00337): protein MISSNSVVQRSNSRVNSRFPGSSKTTKHIFVTGGVASSLGKGLTASSLGHLLRARGLSVTMQKLDPYLNVDPGTMNPFQHGEVFVTDDGAETDLDIGHYERFLDENLEGSANVTTGQIYSTVIAKERRGEYLGDTVQVIPHITDEIKRRMRLPAEGKNAPDVIITEIGGTVGDIESQPFLESARQVRQDVGRNNVFFLHVSLVPYIGPSQELKTKPTQHSVAALRSIGIQPEAIVIRSDREVPDAMREKIGRMCDVDIDAVVNAADAPSIYDIPKTLHSQGLDSYIVRALDLPFKDVDWSKWDKLLEAVHNPKHEVEVALVGKYIDLPDAYLSVTEALRAGGFANEAKVKIRWVPSDECETLAGATKSLAGVDAICVPGGFGIRGLEGKLGALKFARETKLPVLGLCLGLQCMVIEYARNVVGLEGASSSEFEPDSKYPVIATMEEQLDIVEGKGDLGGTMRLGLYEAKLDEGSVIAETYGTTTVSERHRHRYEVNNKYRDQIAAEGLVFSGTSPDGKLVEYVELPREVHPYYVATQAHPELSSRPTRPHPLFAGLVKAALERREGAPVATKTGARAVAAK from the coding sequence ATGATAAGCTCGAATTCCGTGGTGCAGCGATCAAATTCCCGTGTAAATTCCCGGTTCCCGGGCTCGTCCAAGACGACCAAACACATCTTCGTCACCGGTGGTGTGGCGTCCTCGCTCGGTAAGGGTCTGACGGCTTCCAGCCTCGGTCACCTGCTGCGGGCACGTGGTTTGTCTGTAACTATGCAGAAGCTCGATCCTTATCTGAACGTGGATCCGGGCACGATGAACCCCTTCCAGCACGGCGAAGTATTCGTGACTGATGACGGCGCCGAAACAGACCTGGACATTGGTCACTACGAGCGCTTCCTTGATGAGAACCTCGAAGGTTCGGCCAACGTCACAACGGGCCAGATCTACTCCACCGTTATCGCCAAGGAACGTCGCGGCGAATACCTTGGGGACACCGTTCAGGTCATTCCCCACATCACCGATGAAATCAAGCGCCGCATGCGCCTGCCTGCCGAAGGCAAAAACGCTCCGGACGTCATCATCACCGAAATCGGCGGCACGGTTGGCGACATCGAGTCGCAGCCGTTCCTGGAGTCTGCACGGCAGGTTCGTCAGGACGTGGGCCGGAACAACGTCTTCTTCCTGCACGTTTCGCTGGTCCCGTACATCGGTCCTTCCCAGGAACTGAAGACCAAGCCCACCCAGCACTCCGTGGCGGCTCTCCGCTCCATTGGTATCCAGCCTGAAGCAATCGTGATCCGCTCAGACCGCGAAGTGCCCGATGCCATGCGGGAGAAGATCGGCCGCATGTGCGACGTCGACATCGACGCCGTGGTTAACGCCGCTGACGCACCCAGCATCTACGACATCCCCAAAACCCTTCACTCGCAGGGCCTGGACTCCTACATCGTCCGTGCACTGGATCTGCCGTTCAAGGACGTTGACTGGAGCAAGTGGGACAAGCTGCTTGAAGCTGTCCACAACCCCAAGCACGAGGTCGAGGTAGCCCTGGTGGGCAAGTACATCGACCTTCCGGACGCCTACCTCTCGGTCACCGAGGCACTTCGCGCCGGCGGTTTTGCCAACGAAGCCAAGGTCAAGATCCGCTGGGTCCCGTCGGACGAGTGTGAAACCCTGGCCGGTGCAACCAAGTCCCTGGCCGGCGTGGACGCCATCTGCGTTCCCGGTGGCTTCGGTATCCGCGGCCTCGAAGGCAAGCTGGGCGCGTTGAAGTTCGCCCGTGAAACCAAGCTCCCGGTCCTGGGCCTTTGCTTGGGCCTGCAGTGCATGGTGATCGAGTATGCACGCAACGTAGTTGGCCTTGAAGGTGCTTCCTCCAGCGAGTTCGAGCCGGATTCGAAGTACCCGGTTATCGCCACCATGGAAGAGCAGCTGGACATCGTGGAAGGCAAGGGAGACCTTGGCGGCACCATGCGCCTGGGCCTCTACGAAGCCAAGCTGGACGAAGGCTCGGTCATTGCCGAGACTTATGGCACCACCACCGTCAGCGAACGCCACCGCCACCGCTACGAGGTCAACAACAAGTACCGTGACCAGATCGCTGCCGAGGGCCTGGTGTTCTCCGGTACGTCTCCTGACGGCAAGCTGGTGGAGTATGTGGAGCTTCCCCGTGAAGTCCACCCGTACTACGTGGCAACGCAGGCGCACCCGGAGCTCAGCTCCCGCCCCACGCGCCCCCACCCGCTGTTCGCAGGTTTGGTCAAGGCTGCCTTGGAGCGTCGCGAAGGTGCGCCCGTGGCCACCAAGACCGGTGCCCGCGCGGTAGCTGCCAAGTAA
- a CDS encoding putative mutT/nudix family protein (identified by match to protein family HMM PF00293), whose amino-acid sequence MPSPRRLLSTSKVYEGRIWDVVSDSFQLSDGTDTLVRDYIDHPGAVAVLPMNVDGEILLLKQYRHPVAMDLWEIPAGLLDVEGEDFVVGAARELAEEADLVAATWNVLVDFFNSPGSSSEAVRIYLARGLSDVPVAERHVRTDEEAEIELHWVPLDEAVKAVLEGRLHNPSAVLGILAAAAAKADGFTSLRPANAPWPAHPSQR is encoded by the coding sequence ATGCCGAGCCCGCGCCGTCTTTTGTCTACCAGCAAGGTGTACGAAGGCCGCATTTGGGACGTTGTCAGCGACTCGTTCCAACTCAGCGACGGCACGGACACCCTGGTTCGTGATTACATCGACCACCCGGGCGCTGTGGCAGTGCTGCCCATGAACGTGGACGGTGAGATTCTGCTGCTGAAGCAGTACCGGCATCCCGTGGCCATGGATCTGTGGGAGATTCCCGCCGGCCTGCTGGACGTCGAAGGCGAGGATTTCGTGGTGGGCGCGGCCAGGGAGCTGGCAGAGGAAGCCGACCTGGTGGCCGCTACCTGGAACGTCCTTGTGGACTTCTTCAACTCGCCGGGTTCTTCCAGCGAGGCAGTCCGGATCTATCTGGCACGGGGCCTCAGCGACGTCCCTGTGGCGGAACGCCACGTCCGCACCGATGAAGAGGCCGAGATTGAACTTCACTGGGTGCCGCTCGACGAAGCCGTGAAGGCAGTGCTGGAAGGCCGGCTGCACAATCCTTCTGCGGTGCTGGGGATCCTTGCCGCCGCTGCCGCGAAGGCCGATGGTTTCACCAGCCTTCGGCCAGCCAATGCGCCTTGGCCGGCTCATCCGAGCCAGCGCTGA
- the xerD gene encoding tyrosine recombinase XerD (identified by match to protein family HMM PF00589; match to protein family HMM PF02899; match to protein family HMM TIGR02225), whose product MAEAATRTANGVDRAITDYLQHVGVERGLAANTLSAYRRDLARYSNFLAAQGVEQPGSITRHHVTAFVQALSDGSDGAAALGVRSAARTVVAVRGLHKFWALEGTTTADPASDVHPPMPGKRLPKAISVGEVTRILEAAGSDTATGLRDRALLEFLYSTGARISEAVGLDVDDVSLEDTGGDPAIVRLFGKGSKERLVPLGSFGARAVGAYVVRGRPLLASKGKGTPALFLNARGGRISRQSAWTILKTAAEKANITKDVSPHTLRHSFATHLLEGGADVRVVQELLGHASVTTTQVYTLVTADTLREVYAAAHPRALG is encoded by the coding sequence ATGGCCGAGGCCGCCACTCGAACCGCCAACGGCGTTGACCGCGCAATAACCGACTATCTCCAGCACGTTGGTGTGGAACGCGGCTTGGCGGCAAACACTTTGTCTGCGTACCGTAGGGACCTCGCCCGATACTCCAACTTCCTGGCGGCCCAAGGTGTGGAACAGCCCGGAAGTATCACACGGCACCACGTGACAGCCTTCGTCCAGGCATTGTCCGACGGCTCCGATGGCGCCGCCGCCTTGGGCGTCCGCTCCGCCGCCCGCACCGTGGTGGCTGTACGTGGACTCCACAAGTTTTGGGCGCTCGAAGGAACCACGACGGCGGACCCCGCCAGCGATGTCCACCCGCCTATGCCGGGCAAACGGCTTCCAAAAGCCATCAGCGTTGGTGAAGTGACGCGCATCCTGGAAGCTGCCGGCTCGGATACCGCTACCGGTCTCCGTGACCGCGCACTGCTAGAATTTCTCTACTCCACAGGGGCCCGCATCAGCGAGGCCGTGGGACTGGATGTTGATGACGTCTCCCTCGAAGACACCGGCGGTGACCCTGCCATCGTGAGGCTGTTCGGCAAGGGTTCCAAGGAACGTCTGGTTCCTCTGGGCTCCTTCGGTGCCCGCGCCGTCGGGGCCTATGTTGTCCGCGGCAGGCCGCTGCTGGCGTCCAAGGGGAAAGGCACTCCGGCGCTGTTCCTCAACGCCCGTGGTGGCCGGATCAGCAGGCAGAGTGCGTGGACCATCCTCAAGACGGCGGCCGAGAAGGCCAACATCACCAAAGATGTCTCGCCGCACACGCTGCGCCATTCCTTCGCCACCCACCTCCTGGAGGGCGGTGCGGATGTCAGGGTGGTCCAGGAGTTGCTGGGACATGCGTCCGTGACCACCACACAGGTCTATACCCTGGTCACAGCGGACACTTTGCGTGAGGTCTACGCAGCCGCGCATCCCAGAGCGCTCGGATAA
- a CDS encoding hypothetical protein (identified by Glimmer2; putative) codes for MTEGGGDARANAAAVEDDAEPPSKRGIGAAEMVPNAKAERDSWLPRWLVAHPLYAGWAWTVVWAGLIVLDEVVDLAGWTWYLLVLVAALPTLISTLVVLHATPRSHLRAVDATVLGHFFVRFLALVAAFMVWATSVVMSASISTTVQSVIGDSEKEVTALGFNLMLAAVPLVLSILWMAFIVRCAWFLRRLRGWRQIPLKTRVPKKFLRGRPRLKRVVVGLAHPGLLLVAGLGTSLLALFVDAVELTLNVLE; via the coding sequence ATGACTGAAGGTGGGGGTGACGCGCGCGCCAATGCGGCCGCCGTCGAAGACGATGCAGAACCGCCGTCCAAGCGAGGTATCGGTGCCGCAGAAATGGTCCCCAATGCTAAGGCTGAACGGGACTCCTGGCTACCCCGTTGGTTGGTGGCACACCCGCTCTATGCAGGTTGGGCGTGGACTGTGGTGTGGGCAGGGCTGATCGTCTTGGACGAGGTGGTGGACCTTGCCGGATGGACCTGGTACCTGCTGGTCCTCGTAGCGGCACTGCCGACGCTAATCTCCACGCTGGTGGTGCTTCATGCCACGCCACGAAGCCACCTGCGTGCGGTGGACGCGACAGTCCTGGGCCACTTCTTCGTCCGCTTCCTCGCATTAGTGGCAGCGTTCATGGTCTGGGCAACGTCGGTGGTGATGAGTGCCTCGATCTCCACCACTGTCCAGTCCGTGATTGGCGATTCCGAAAAGGAAGTCACGGCACTGGGTTTCAACCTCATGCTGGCCGCAGTTCCGCTGGTGCTCTCCATCCTGTGGATGGCCTTCATTGTGCGCTGTGCATGGTTCCTGCGGCGTTTGCGGGGCTGGCGGCAGATACCGCTGAAGACACGCGTACCGAAGAAGTTCCTGCGCGGGCGCCCAAGGCTCAAGCGCGTAGTAGTGGGGCTCGCGCACCCCGGGCTGTTGCTCGTAGCTGGCTTGGGGACGTCGCTGCTGGCGTTGTTCGTCGACGCCGTGGAGCTGACGCTGAACGTGCTCGAATAG
- a CDS encoding putative mutT/nudix family protein (identified by match to protein family HMM PF00293), which yields MTAAHVTLCFLLRDAADGEHVLLGTKKTGFGRGKVVGVGGHVEAGETASEAACREVMEEINVVVQAKDLIPAGTVDFVFPAKPEWNMATTVFLTREWDGEPSESDEIAPAWFPVAQLPVNRMWADAEHWLPAMISGQRIAVTVALAADNENVADVYTVAWVDPES from the coding sequence ATGACTGCAGCCCATGTGACCTTGTGCTTCCTCCTCCGCGACGCCGCGGACGGCGAACATGTTTTGCTCGGGACCAAGAAGACGGGTTTCGGCAGGGGCAAGGTAGTGGGTGTCGGCGGGCATGTTGAAGCGGGGGAGACCGCCTCGGAGGCTGCATGCCGTGAGGTCATGGAGGAAATCAATGTTGTGGTTCAGGCGAAGGACCTGATTCCTGCGGGCACTGTGGACTTCGTGTTCCCGGCCAAGCCGGAGTGGAACATGGCAACTACTGTGTTCCTGACCCGCGAGTGGGACGGGGAACCATCGGAAAGCGACGAGATTGCCCCTGCATGGTTCCCTGTGGCACAGCTTCCCGTGAATCGGATGTGGGCTGACGCCGAACACTGGCTGCCGGCCATGATTTCCGGCCAGCGCATCGCCGTAACGGTGGCCTTGGCGGCAGATAACGAGAATGTGGCTGACGTCTACACGGTTGCTTGGGTGGACCCCGAGTCGTAG